One Pseudomonadota bacterium DNA segment encodes these proteins:
- the coaD gene encoding pantetheine-phosphate adenylyltransferase — protein sequence MSTLAVYPGTFDPITRGHVDVASRAAAMFDHVILAVAASERKDPAFSLGERKALAEDVLAPIDNVSVVEFSGLLVDFVRSQKSRIVIRGLRAIGDFEYEVQLAHLNRRMAPDIETVFIAASQEYAFLSSSMVREISLHGGDVSDFVDPPVVEALGLVYGPRRR from the coding sequence ATGAGCACACTGGCCGTCTACCCCGGCACATTCGACCCGATCACCCGAGGCCATGTCGACGTGGCGTCGCGGGCTGCGGCGATGTTCGACCACGTGATCCTCGCGGTGGCGGCGAGCGAGCGCAAGGATCCGGCGTTTTCGCTCGGCGAGCGCAAAGCGCTGGCCGAAGACGTGCTCGCGCCGATCGACAACGTTTCGGTGGTCGAGTTCTCGGGCCTGCTGGTCGACTTCGTGCGCTCGCAGAAGTCGCGCATCGTGATCCGCGGGCTGCGGGCGATCGGCGACTTCGAATACGAAGTGCAGCTCGCCCACCTGAACCGCCGCATGGCACCCGACATCGAAACCGTCTTCATCGCAGCGAGTCAGGAGTACGCCTTTCTGTCCTCGAGCATGGTGCGCGAGATCTCGCTGCACGGCGGCGACGTCAGCGACTTCGTCGACCCGCCGGTGGTCGAGGCGCTCGGCCTCGTGTACGGCCCGCGGCGGCGCTAG
- a CDS encoding YfhL family 4Fe-4S dicluster ferredoxin, whose protein sequence is MALFITDHCINCDLCEPECPNEAISLGEEYYMITPSLCTECVGHFDKPQCQTVCPVDCIPVNPDVIETPGQLREKFEKLTFSN, encoded by the coding sequence ATGGCGCTGTTCATCACCGACCACTGCATCAACTGCGACTTGTGCGAGCCGGAGTGCCCGAACGAGGCGATCAGCCTGGGTGAGGAGTACTACATGATCACGCCCTCGCTGTGTACCGAGTGCGTCGGCCACTTCGACAAACCGCAGTGCCAGACCGTCTGCCCGGTCGATTGCATCCCGGTGAACCCCGATGTGATCGAAACACCGGGGCAATTGCGCGAAAAGTTCGAAAAATTAACGTTTTCGAACTGA
- the rsmD gene encoding 16S rRNA (guanine(966)-N(2))-methyltransferase RsmD, giving the protein MAAERARGTGRVRVIGGAWRGRQLGFDAVAGLRPTADRVREQLFNWLQGELHGARCLDLFAGSGALGIEAASRGAAHVTLVDRHPRVARALGEATATLAGEQAAETFRCHCVDAEAFLAAHDGPWHLVFLDPPFDDPASAELLAAVDARVVPGGWVYHEQRTGSAAVALPQRWHRHRSGRAGDASYALYCMSASDPAAP; this is encoded by the coding sequence GTGGCCGCTGAGCGCGCGCGAGGCACGGGGCGGGTCCGTGTGATCGGGGGCGCCTGGCGCGGTCGGCAGCTCGGCTTCGACGCGGTCGCCGGGTTGCGGCCCACCGCCGACCGGGTGCGAGAGCAACTGTTCAATTGGCTGCAGGGAGAGTTGCACGGTGCGCGGTGCCTCGACCTCTTCGCCGGTTCCGGCGCGCTCGGCATCGAGGCGGCGTCGCGCGGTGCGGCGCACGTGACGCTGGTCGACCGCCACCCGCGCGTCGCGCGGGCGCTCGGCGAGGCCACCGCGACGCTGGCGGGCGAGCAGGCTGCAGAGACGTTCCGTTGCCACTGTGTGGACGCCGAGGCCTTTCTCGCCGCGCACGATGGCCCCTGGCACCTCGTCTTCCTCGATCCGCCCTTCGACGATCCGGCGTCGGCCGAGCTGCTCGCGGCGGTCGACGCGCGCGTGGTGCCTGGCGGCTGGGTGTATCACGAACAGCGGACCGGCAGCGCGGCTGTGGCGCTTCCGCAACGCTGGCACCGGCACCGCAGCGGGCGCGCGGGAGACGCGTCCTATGCACTCTATTGCATGTCTGCGAGCGATCCTGCAGCACCCTGA